A single window of Bos javanicus breed banteng chromosome 19, ARS-OSU_banteng_1.0, whole genome shotgun sequence DNA harbors:
- the LOC133231396 gene encoding tumor necrosis factor ligand superfamily member 12-like, whose amino-acid sequence MPRVQGWGPVRQAQPPPVATGWIQMLQTRMERQAEPGTALLALLVLGLGLACLGLLLALVSLGSRASLFAQEPSQRDLVAEEDPDPLDLNPQPEESQDAVPFLKLVRPRRNASKGQKPRARRAVAAHYEVRPRPGQDGAQAGVDGTVSGWEEAKINSSNPLRYDCQTGQFTVTRAGLYYLYCQVHFDEGKAVYLKLDLLVDDTLALRCLEEFSATAASSPGPQLRLCQVSGLLGLRLCQVSGLLRLRPGSSLWFRTLPQTQLKAAPFLTYFGLFQVH is encoded by the exons ATGCCTAGGGTCCAGGGATGGGGGCCGGTGAGGCAGGCACAACCCCCGCCCGTGGCCACCGGTTGGATCCAGATGCTCCAGACGCGGATGGAGCGCCAAGCGGAGCCCGGCACCGCCCTGCTGGCCCTGCTCgtgctgggcctgggcctggcctgCCTCGGCCTCCTGCTGGCCCTGGTCAGCCTAGGGAGTCGGGCATCGCTGTTTGCCCAG GAGCCTtcccagagggacctggtggcAGAGGAAGACCCGGACCCGCTG GACCTGAATCCCCAGCCGGAGGAAAGCCAGGATGCTGTTCCTTTCCTGAAACTGGTTCGGCCTCGCAGAAATG CATCTAAAGGCCAGAAACCACGGGCGCGCAGAGCAGTTGCAGCCCACTATGAAG TTCGCCCACGACCAGGACAAGATGGAGCACAGGCAG GTGTGGACGGGACGGTGAGTGGCTGGGAGGAGGCCAAAATCAACAGCTCCAACCCCCTGCGCTATGACTGCCAGACCGGGCAATTTACGGTCACCCGGGCTGGGCTGTACTACCTGTACTGTCAG GTGCACTTTGATGAGGGGAAGGCTGTCTACCTGAAGCTGGACTTGCTGGTGGATGACACGCTGGCCCTGCGCTGCCTGGAGGAATTCTCGGCCACTGCGGCCAGTTCCCCTGGGCCCCAGCTCCGTCTCTGCCAAGTGTCAGGGCTCTTGGGCCTGCGTCTCTGCCAAGTGTCAGGGCTCTTGCGCCTGCGGCCAGGATCCTCCCTGTGGTTCCGCACCCTCCCCCAGACCCAACTCAAGGCTGCCCCCTTCCTCACCTACTTTGGACTCTTCCAAGTTCACTGA
- the LOC133231469 gene encoding DNA-directed RNA polymerase II subunit RPB1-like, whose protein sequence is MDRRQGVIERTGRCQTCAVLEGTCRVYFPSYSPTSPAYEPRSPGGYTPQSSSYSPTSPSYSPTSPSYSPTSPNYSPTSPSYSPTSPSYSPTSPSYSPTSPSYSPTSPSYSPTSPSYSPTSPSYSPTSPSYSATSPSYSPTSPSYSPTSPSYSPTSPSYSPTSPNYSPTSPNYTPISPSYSPTSPSYSPTSPNYTPTSPNYSPTSPSYSLTSPSYSPTSPSYSPSSPRYTPQSPTYTPSSPSYSPSSPSYSPASPKYTPASPSYSPSSPEYTPPPPSTHLPAPNIHPPPPSTHLPALPTHPPPQNTHPHRLLTHQPLLSTPQPPPSIHPLAPPTPPPPPSTHPPAPPTPPRPPKALLTRPPPPATRPPAPPIASPVQPSARMTVMTRTEGVGPALGRHT, encoded by the exons ATGGATCGGAGGCAGGGGGTGATTGAGAGGACGGGCCGCTGCCAAACCTGTGCAG TGCTGGAAGGAACATGTCGCGTGTATTTTCCCAGCTACTCCCCGACATCGCCTGCCTATGAGCCCCGCTCCCCTGGAGGCTACACACCCCAGAGTTCCTCTTACTCCCCCACTTCCCCATCCTACTCCCCTACTTCTCCGTCCTACTCTCCAACCAGCCCCAACTACAGCCCCACATCACCCAGCTACTCCCCGACCTCTCCCAGCTACTCACCCACGTCTCCCAGCTATTCACCCACGTCTCCCAGCTACTCTCCCACTTCCCCAAGCTACTCTCCCACATCACCTAGCTACTCACCCACATCACCCAGCTACTCGCCCAC CTCGCCCAGCTACTCGGCCACTTCGCCCAGCTACTCACCGACATCTCCAAGCTATTCACCGACATCGCCAAGCTACTCTCCAACTTCTCCAAGTTACTCACCCACCAGTCCTAACTATTCTCCAACCAGTCCCAATTACACCCCAATATCACCCAGCTATAGCCCAACGTCACCGAGCTACTCACCTACTAGTCCCAACTACACACCAACAAGCCCCAACTATAGCCCAACCTCTCCAAGCTACTCTCTGACTTCACCCAGCTACTCCCCAACCTCGCCAAGCTACTCTCCTTCAAGCCCACGATACACACCACAGTCTCCCACCTACACCCCCAGCTCGCCTAGCTACAGCCCCAGCTCGCCCAGCTACAGCCCAGCTTCACCAAAGTACACCCCAGCCAGTCCTTCCTATAGCCCCAGCTCACCAGAGTacaccccacctcccccaagtACTCACCTACCAGCCCCAAATATTCACCCACCTCCCCCAAGTACTCACCTACCAGCCCTACCTACTCACCCACCACCCCAAAATACTCACCCACATCGCCTACTTACTCACCAACCTCTCCTGTCTACACCCCAACCTCCCCCAAGTATTCACCCACTAGCCCCACCtactcccccacctcccccaagtACTCACCCACCAGCCCCACCTACTCCCCCACGTCCCCCAAAGGCTCTACTTACTCGCCCACCTCCCCCGGCTACTCGCCCACCAGCCCCACCTATAGCCTCACCAGTCCAGCCATCAGCCCGGATGACAGTGATGACGAGAACTGAGG GGGTAGGTCCAGCTCTGGGTCGTCACACCTGA